A region of Methanobacterium spitsbergense DNA encodes the following proteins:
- the larC gene encoding nickel insertion protein, which produces MLLMITVDDLPAEGLPYIIEKTIETGAKNVHVLNAITKKGRMEYIFLVDVNKKSFEDVSSLLALELGTLGIKTLSTEHTMLPFEIISRNVTIKAKNEQYESKVQVKYLKNKDNQIISLKAEYEDIKTMANNLEDHGIIIPLSKLKTLIEAEAYKKILFDKEIVIKVD; this is translated from the coding sequence ATGTTATTAATGATTACAGTGGATGATTTGCCAGCCGAAGGTCTGCCATATATCATCGAAAAAACCATTGAAACAGGTGCTAAAAATGTACATGTTCTAAATGCTATCACAAAAAAAGGAAGAATGGAATATATCTTCCTTGTTGATGTCAATAAAAAATCATTTGAAGATGTATCATCTTTACTAGCTTTAGAATTAGGTACATTAGGAATAAAAACTTTAAGTACTGAGCATACTATGCTCCCATTCGAGATAATATCTAGAAATGTAACAATTAAAGCAAAAAATGAACAATATGAATCAAAGGTGCAAGTGAAATATCTTAAAAACAAAGATAATCAGATAATATCATTAAAAGCAGAGTATGAAGACATCAAAACTATGGCAAATAATTTAGAGGATCATGGAATAATAATTCCTCTCTCTAAATTAAAGACATTAATAGAAGCAGAAGCGTATAAAAAAATACTTTTTGATAAAGAGATAGTGATAAAAGTTGATTAA
- a CDS encoding Rossmann-like domain-containing protein — MKLINDLIESGNENNSPVKDVRVGVSWTCVNGKYGGVSKTYGIPVVHGNYTKDMGDLTNKSTLELAEYVRSWNLVEASIGLAAINSLIKPKGKKDINAQDIIIEESKNKKVTMIGKFPKTNEIRSVAKELWVLESDPTLLNPKEGIVTEAAAEYIFPGSDIIVITGSTIINKGLERYLKLAKQEDAYTIIMGPSTPMSDVLFDYGADMLAGVEILDPEAVLRKISQSGGMINTRVCKGEIGFRVLEG; from the coding sequence ATGAAACTAATCAACGACTTAATAGAATCAGGAAATGAAAATAACTCCCCAGTAAAAGATGTGAGAGTTGGAGTATCATGGACGTGTGTTAATGGAAAATACGGTGGAGTGTCCAAAACATATGGCATCCCGGTGGTTCATGGGAATTATACCAAAGATATGGGAGATTTGACCAATAAATCAACTTTAGAACTAGCAGAATATGTTAGATCATGGAATTTAGTTGAGGCCAGTATTGGTTTGGCAGCTATAAACTCCCTTATAAAACCAAAGGGGAAAAAGGATATCAATGCTCAAGATATCATCATAGAGGAAAGTAAAAATAAAAAAGTTACCATGATAGGAAAATTCCCTAAAACCAACGAAATAAGATCCGTTGCTAAAGAATTATGGGTACTAGAATCGGATCCAACACTCCTGAATCCAAAAGAAGGAATAGTAACAGAAGCAGCTGCAGAATACATTTTTCCTGGCAGCGATATAATCGTTATAACTGGTTCTACCATTATAAACAAAGGATTGGAACGTTATCTTAAATTAGCAAAACAAGAAGATGCTTACACAATTATTATGGGACCAAGTACCCCCATGAGTGATGTTCTGTTTGATTATGGTGCAGACATGCTGGCCGGAGTTGAAATATTGGATCCAGAGGCTGTACTTAGAAAGATCAGCCAGAGTGGAGGTATGATCAACACCCGTGTTTGCAAAGGTGAGATCGGATTTAGAGTACTAGAAGGTTAA
- a CDS encoding phospholipase D-like domain-containing protein, which translates to MEKCLVSGQLVDDKENPIYNIQLKAIADYSSIFDDDPLLGEEVTDENGKFEINFPLNSKFIDDKNNKIKIEFFIDEKKIMDVSRGIQEEIIDFGIIKFDKGNIGVNGRITDEKGNPIEGLTVIAEDEDYGKLELNVLDLVEFKVKSFIKNKNIISDEGILGNSKDFITDRFKPLLSLRDDYLGSAVTDENGYYSIIYPQESYREILDKEPDIKIIVKDKLGVFEIRETEVHKNINSTFEKIDDIIINRAEIEGWQVTLNSDSPSRITSNNNFEILIDNHQAWEKMVEVVDEAKSYIYLTQFEFYPEFIPKFFTSTEDPSKYEADDSLTYKLLEAQKRGADVKIIINENRVVPDNYDELYDYYKESDVDVRRYPAKGPYSMHAKVLVADGKKAFIIGSPFTQSYWDTSKHDINEPRRLEKNEGPYHDVSTYFEGPVIHHLEEFFIELWNYLSDTDFKGENKLSENKSLNKEIINVNTSEKLPDFNPLLRVENESLQIVRSITPQSISKRGETGVLEAYRKAITNAEDFIYLENQYFTNKYIIGALKKVLELKPDLQIIMIINEVPDVPTYRSWQHYGFEIMGLDLQKLTIEHPQIGVFAKWSGKFQNGKNKLRNCYIHSKVAIVDDKWATIGTSNLDGSSLSYAEEFGSSELSANHRNMEMNAIMYDMDFPQSDNIENFRKILWSEHLGMDISNLERPQEGWLDLWKDKGYENISQLEKEEIILHGGILPYSTKNNPKEQIKDLVEQYRRLKARFNI; encoded by the coding sequence ATGGAAAAATGTTTGGTGTCAGGACAACTGGTAGATGATAAAGAAAACCCAATATATAACATCCAATTAAAGGCCATTGCAGATTATTCTTCAATTTTTGATGATGATCCATTACTGGGAGAAGAGGTAACAGATGAAAATGGTAAATTTGAAATCAATTTCCCTCTAAACTCTAAATTCATTGATGATAAGAATAATAAAATAAAAATAGAATTTTTCATAGATGAAAAGAAGATAATGGATGTTTCTAGAGGTATTCAAGAAGAAATTATTGATTTTGGCATTATAAAATTTGATAAAGGAAATATTGGAGTTAATGGGCGAATAACAGATGAAAAAGGAAATCCTATAGAAGGACTAACTGTAATAGCAGAAGATGAAGATTATGGGAAGTTAGAATTAAATGTCCTGGATTTGGTTGAATTTAAGGTTAAATCTTTTATTAAAAATAAAAATATAATCTCTGATGAAGGAATTTTAGGTAATTCCAAGGATTTCATAACGGATAGATTCAAACCTTTATTATCTCTTAGGGATGATTATTTAGGATCTGCAGTGACCGATGAAAATGGATATTACAGTATCATTTACCCTCAAGAAAGTTACAGAGAAATCTTAGACAAAGAACCAGATATAAAAATAATAGTTAAAGATAAATTGGGAGTATTTGAGATTAGAGAGACAGAAGTTCACAAGAACATAAACAGTACTTTTGAAAAAATAGATGATATAATTATTAACCGTGCCGAGATTGAGGGATGGCAGGTTACATTAAACAGCGATTCACCATCCCGAATCACTTCCAACAATAATTTTGAAATATTAATTGACAATCATCAAGCCTGGGAAAAGATGGTTGAAGTGGTGGATGAAGCAAAGTCTTACATTTATTTAACCCAGTTTGAATTTTACCCGGAATTCATACCAAAATTCTTTACATCAACAGAGGATCCATCTAAATATGAAGCCGACGATTCGCTGACATATAAACTATTAGAAGCCCAAAAAAGAGGTGCAGATGTTAAAATTATTATAAATGAAAATAGGGTGGTCCCTGACAATTACGATGAGTTATATGACTATTATAAAGAGAGTGATGTTGATGTAAGAAGATACCCTGCCAAAGGCCCTTACTCCATGCATGCCAAGGTTCTGGTTGCAGATGGCAAGAAAGCATTTATAATTGGATCCCCATTCACTCAAAGTTACTGGGACACCAGTAAACATGATATTAATGAACCAAGACGATTGGAAAAGAACGAAGGACCATATCATGATGTTTCAACATACTTTGAAGGTCCAGTAATTCATCACTTAGAAGAGTTTTTCATTGAGTTGTGGAATTATCTTTCAGACACGGATTTTAAAGGTGAAAATAAGTTAAGCGAAAATAAATCTTTAAATAAAGAAATAATCAATGTTAACACTTCTGAAAAACTACCTGATTTTAATCCACTTTTAAGAGTTGAAAATGAGTCCTTACAAATTGTAAGATCAATTACTCCCCAATCAATAAGCAAAAGAGGAGAAACAGGAGTACTAGAAGCTTACAGAAAAGCCATTACCAATGCAGAAGATTTCATATACCTTGAAAACCAGTATTTTACCAATAAATACATCATCGGGGCTTTAAAAAAAGTTCTTGAACTTAAACCAGATTTACAGATAATCATGATAATAAACGAAGTTCCAGATGTTCCCACATATCGAAGCTGGCAGCATTACGGCTTCGAAATAATGGGTCTTGATCTACAAAAATTAACCATTGAACACCCTCAAATTGGAGTTTTTGCCAAATGGTCCGGCAAATTCCAAAATGGAAAAAATAAACTGCGAAACTGTTACATCCACAGTAAAGTTGCCATAGTAGATGATAAATGGGCAACAATAGGTACATCTAATCTGGATGGATCATCTTTAAGTTATGCAGAGGAGTTTGGAAGTAGTGAATTATCTGCGAATCATCGTAACATGGAAATGAATGCCATAATGTATGATATGGACTTCCCTCAATCAGATAATATTGAAAACTTTAGAAAAATATTATGGAGTGAACATTTAGGAATGGATATCTCTAACCTGGAGCGTCCTCAAGAAGGTTGGCTAGATTTATGGAAAGACAAAGGTTACGAGAACATTAGTCAATTAGAAAAAGAAGAAATTATCCTCCATGGAGGAATATTGCCCTACAGTACTAAAAATAATCCTAAAGAGCAAATTAAAGATCTTGTAGAACAATACAGGAGACTAAAAGCAAGATTTAATATTTAA
- a CDS encoding class I SAM-dependent methyltransferase, whose protein sequence is MELNPHDLDLKVKNIYSPTYPIIANQITKKFGINKGICIDIGTGPAPLSIALAKITSLKIYAMDISEEMCQIAEQNITTECLKNRIFPINGDVLNMPFENGFANLVISRGSMFFWKDLSSGFKEIFRVLKPDGGGYIGGGFGSGELKEKIKNKFKEINEDSSENFYKSPPKISINTLKLAVDNAGIKDYSLINNDSGLWVIIHKKRD, encoded by the coding sequence ATGGAATTAAACCCCCATGATTTGGATTTAAAAGTTAAAAATATATATTCACCAACATATCCCATTATAGCCAATCAGATTACCAAAAAATTTGGAATTAATAAAGGAATATGTATTGATATAGGAACTGGTCCAGCACCACTCTCAATTGCCCTTGCAAAAATCACCAGCCTCAAGATATATGCCATGGACATATCAGAGGAAATGTGTCAAATAGCAGAACAAAACATCACTACAGAATGCTTGAAAAACAGGATCTTTCCCATTAATGGTGACGTACTCAACATGCCATTTGAAAATGGATTCGCGAATTTAGTGATAAGTAGAGGCTCTATGTTCTTTTGGAAAGATTTATCATCCGGATTTAAAGAAATATTTAGGGTTTTAAAACCTGATGGAGGAGGTTATATTGGTGGTGGATTTGGAAGTGGTGAATTAAAAGAAAAAATAAAAAACAAATTTAAGGAAATAAATGAAGATTCATCTGAAAATTTTTACAAGAGTCCACCCAAAATTAGTATAAATACATTAAAATTAGCAGTAGATAATGCAGGAATTAAAGATTATTCTTTGATAAACAATGATTCCGGTTTGTGGGTTATAATACACAAAAAAAGGGATTAA
- a CDS encoding FmdE family protein, with the protein MDEILKKIDDPELLAQIKKIVPFHGHLSTGAFIGLQMLNITSQLLNIENGDRVFVTCETLNCLPDPFQILCGCTIGNKGLKINNYDKMTVTINKRGKPGQTHVKGIRIFLDPARTINYPIFHAWYMNERKVSHEEAILELIKADDDVYTWEFVDVEVHEKKKKNVIICEICGESFVSWDNKSICIPCSNKKNNFMSDKHGKTDNNEAA; encoded by the coding sequence ATGGACGAAATATTAAAAAAAATAGATGATCCTGAACTTTTAGCCCAAATAAAAAAGATAGTTCCTTTTCATGGTCATCTGAGCACAGGAGCCTTCATCGGATTGCAGATGCTAAACATAACCAGTCAATTACTAAACATAGAGAATGGAGATCGGGTTTTCGTGACATGTGAAACCCTTAATTGCCTGCCGGATCCATTCCAAATACTATGTGGATGCACCATCGGAAACAAAGGACTTAAAATCAATAATTACGATAAGATGACCGTAACCATAAATAAAAGAGGCAAGCCCGGGCAAACGCATGTTAAAGGCATTCGAATATTCTTAGATCCTGCAAGAACCATTAACTATCCCATATTCCATGCATGGTATATGAACGAGAGAAAAGTCTCCCATGAAGAAGCTATTCTAGAACTTATAAAAGCCGATGATGATGTTTACACTTGGGAATTTGTTGATGTGGAAGTTCATGAGAAAAAGAAGAAAAATGTAATAATATGTGAGATATGCGGAGAATCATTTGTTTCATGGGACAATAAATCGATATGCATACCTTGTTCAAATAAAAAAAATAATTTTATGAGTGATAAACATGGAAAAACAGATAACAATGAAGCTGCCTGA
- a CDS encoding FmdE family protein: MSDFNILLEKGRNFHGEICPGIVIGTRIAMVGMRELGMDPMERNRDLMVYVEIDRCMADAVQAVTGISMGHRTLKYKDYGKFAATFLDLSTGKAVRVSTVEGPREPPQSDDKTKNAKPDMKGMVEKLSKVKEEELLVIEEVKVDIGKHDVPGFPKYRAYCEECGDRVLDKREVIIDGKTLCKACAESPYYQKI, encoded by the coding sequence ATGAGCGATTTCAATATATTACTGGAGAAAGGAAGAAATTTCCATGGAGAAATATGTCCAGGGATAGTTATAGGAACCAGAATTGCAATGGTAGGAATGAGAGAATTAGGTATGGACCCCATGGAAAGAAATCGAGATCTAATGGTCTATGTAGAAATAGACCGCTGCATGGCCGACGCAGTTCAAGCTGTAACTGGGATCAGTATGGGGCATCGTACCCTTAAATATAAAGATTATGGCAAATTTGCAGCAACTTTCTTGGATTTATCCACTGGCAAAGCTGTGCGAGTTTCGACTGTTGAAGGACCTCGTGAACCACCACAATCTGATGATAAAACAAAAAATGCAAAACCAGATATGAAAGGGATGGTAGAAAAGCTTTCCAAAGTCAAAGAAGAAGAATTATTAGTAATTGAAGAAGTTAAAGTAGACATAGGTAAACATGATGTTCCAGGCTTCCCTAAATATAGAGCATATTGTGAAGAGTGTGGAGACAGGGTTTTAGACAAGCGAGAAGTTATCATTGATGGAAAAACACTTTGTAAAGCTTGTGCTGAAAGTCCTTACTACCAGAAAATATAA
- a CDS encoding TMEM175 family protein: protein MSQKSSEVDEDLKNRVEQDKVLKSQFELDIRDKNRLEAFVDGVFAIAITILVLEFIVPVLPHSNIAIFNYLGSIWIKFLGYFLAFFLLGMLLNNHSRQFRNLEYADQQLWWLNIAFLSFIVLVPLVTSIWIEYSDTTIGVLCFHFDMLISGLILYLNWIYILKHKYLLRKDITSRTITIIKYRNSSFPIASLIAIGIAFFTPLFSNVAYLFILLIMFISPILIKRKSEK from the coding sequence ATGTCTCAGAAATCATCTGAAGTAGATGAAGATCTTAAAAATCGTGTTGAACAAGACAAGGTTCTTAAAAGTCAATTTGAACTTGATATTAGGGATAAAAATCGACTGGAAGCATTTGTAGATGGTGTTTTTGCTATTGCGATCACAATATTGGTTTTGGAATTTATAGTTCCAGTGTTACCTCATTCAAATATAGCTATTTTTAATTATTTGGGCAGTATATGGATCAAATTTCTAGGATATTTCCTGGCTTTTTTTCTATTAGGTATGCTACTCAATAATCATAGTAGACAGTTTAGAAATTTAGAATACGCGGATCAGCAACTATGGTGGCTTAATATAGCATTTTTATCTTTTATTGTACTTGTACCATTGGTTACATCAATTTGGATCGAATACAGTGACACTACAATAGGAGTTTTGTGTTTCCATTTTGATATGCTCATTTCAGGCTTAATATTGTATTTAAACTGGATATATATTCTAAAACATAAATATCTTCTCAGAAAGGATATAACTTCCAGAACAATTACAATTATAAAATACAGAAATTCATCCTTTCCAATCGCTTCGCTTATCGCCATAGGGATTGCTTTTTTCACGCCATTATTTAGTAATGTGGCATATTTATTCATCCTGTTAATTATGTTTATTTCTCCCATTCTTATCAAAAGAAAGAGCGAAAAATAA
- a CDS encoding putative immunity protein yields the protein MRDKRFIAEHRGGPLKKEQHYQLIQWACDCSEHVLHLYGEKVDERLVNALNTAQEWKLGNSSVGHARKASLSAIAVANESSYTSTIAVARSVGHAVATAHMADHSLGAAWYALKAVKNEGKSVDDEIKWQNEQLPLEIKDLVLTARKAKKFEII from the coding sequence ATGCGAGATAAACGATTTATTGCTGAACATCGAGGCGGCCCCTTAAAAAAAGAACAGCACTATCAATTAATTCAATGGGCATGTGACTGCTCAGAACATGTATTGCATCTATACGGTGAAAAAGTAGATGAACGACTAGTAAATGCACTTAATACAGCTCAAGAGTGGAAACTGGGAAATTCATCAGTTGGCCATGCAAGAAAAGCTTCATTAAGTGCAATTGCAGTGGCAAATGAATCATCATATACTAGTACTATTGCCGTGGCAAGATCTGTTGGACATGCTGTTGCAACGGCCCATATGGCAGACCATTCGTTAGGAGCTGCTTGGTACGCTTTGAAAGCAGTAAAAAATGAGGGGAAATCAGTAGATGATGAAATAAAATGGCAAAATGAACAACTGCCATTAGAAATTAAAGACTTGGTCCTTACTGCAAGGAAAGCAAAAAAATTTGAAATAATTTAA
- a CDS encoding chitobiase/beta-hexosaminidase C-terminal domain-containing protein produces the protein MIKMGVRNMNKIRGGENVQKLIMLLLVTFLFAVASIGASSAATHVNTGSAQYHIGQDVAQQALADKGTGGLKLDTSNRNLLITTASTSKLNGKTTEDSVQAIVDSTTKLNGKKQITYGSGNLLIINDPNGQLWYTLVSDSSSGLMAKKFSVSQSGTITSSKTVNIGTTQSSKDLQKSITALGSNGFAIANIANLWKAGAPADLMAMTFTNKNINQGTIANYAETKSFALKYTNPTGGMIGSNYIITTAGGLDDDSPIYGAFGFNDMVFSTSGSPAGETAFINYNTANSGVLALMKGNDLTSSFGTVQKGTLSEINFNLWLLNKLNTNPQELYSVLAFKNVNPNNIKYLWYDTSLGYGHGIDTSYINSLTNVAGGWTQIANVVPITDYDTMNALGQDAFNYAYTQHLFTAEDLANGRVAVSLAPYYTNHLGTISLVGFIDGIVQAANRALTAAGYSNAEGFTIDNILTIRNPWMWSDKIPAIFLATTQNSIEAYAQHSGENRAIDYIVLNGVKSTYTYDSVTGTYNTARASLDMSPVNLKNGILSSGFIIPAPAGLLYAWSAGAPFSYLRTIARVGCICSTKEYDLAMNLMGQYPLGPNEYYILTVLTAFGETNRQISGRTTAWGVSPGQGTYYSVGQTSNSAYQLIVTIWNDVTQTGRSILIAYDTNSITNAIANDGYTSALYAQEADMFWHLDKVWNNGPEAGVITNAISTAVTLNNMNQDFVNTLNSAGTDPINYLLNYNVPNISVDTQSGLYNTDQTVTITTEPGSTIYYTTDGTTPTTQSTVYTGPITISKTTTLQYIAVQGINFSSVESQTYTIDKTTLVTPITPVTPITPITPITPVTPVTPITPVKILGTLGSTIANGFQQATTEGINQIQTSTIPTTTEKTTNNGSGNPIGIILGAIFLALIAILVYLGRYRIMSTLTAGGTGK, from the coding sequence ATGATTAAAATGGGAGTAAGAAATATGAATAAAATAAGAGGAGGTGAAAATGTGCAAAAACTAATTATGCTACTTTTAGTAACGTTTTTGTTCGCAGTAGCATCGATAGGAGCATCTTCTGCAGCAACTCACGTAAATACAGGTAGCGCTCAATATCACATTGGTCAAGACGTGGCTCAGCAAGCATTGGCAGACAAAGGCACTGGAGGCCTCAAGTTAGATACTTCAAATAGAAATTTGCTGATTACAACAGCCAGTACATCTAAGTTAAACGGTAAAACCACTGAAGATAGTGTACAGGCCATTGTTGATTCAACCACTAAACTTAATGGTAAAAAACAGATCACCTATGGTAGTGGAAATCTCCTTATCATAAATGATCCAAATGGACAATTATGGTATACGCTTGTATCTGATAGTAGCAGCGGTTTGATGGCCAAAAAGTTTTCGGTAAGCCAATCTGGAACAATAACATCTAGTAAAACTGTTAATATTGGTACAACCCAGAGTAGTAAAGATTTACAAAAGTCCATAACTGCTTTAGGAAGTAATGGATTTGCTATAGCTAACATAGCCAACTTATGGAAAGCAGGGGCACCTGCAGATCTAATGGCCATGACATTCACCAATAAAAACATCAATCAGGGAACCATTGCCAACTATGCCGAGACTAAAAGCTTTGCATTAAAATATACCAATCCTACCGGCGGAATGATTGGATCAAATTACATTATTACCACCGCAGGTGGTCTGGACGATGACTCACCAATTTATGGAGCATTTGGATTTAACGACATGGTTTTTTCAACAAGTGGCAGTCCCGCAGGTGAAACAGCTTTCATTAACTACAACACAGCAAATTCTGGAGTATTAGCTTTAATGAAAGGAAATGATTTAACCAGTTCATTTGGAACAGTGCAAAAAGGAACATTAAGCGAAATCAATTTCAACCTTTGGTTATTAAACAAACTCAATACCAATCCACAAGAGCTCTACAGTGTCCTAGCATTCAAAAACGTGAATCCAAATAACATCAAATACTTATGGTATGATACATCCCTTGGTTACGGACATGGAATCGATACAAGCTACATAAACAGTTTGACCAACGTAGCAGGAGGATGGACTCAAATAGCTAATGTCGTTCCCATCACAGATTATGATACAATGAACGCTTTAGGCCAAGATGCTTTCAACTATGCCTACACCCAACATCTGTTCACCGCAGAAGATTTGGCTAACGGTCGTGTTGCTGTAAGCTTAGCACCTTACTACACGAATCATCTAGGAACTATATCTTTAGTAGGATTCATAGATGGAATAGTCCAAGCAGCTAACAGAGCATTAACTGCAGCTGGTTACAGCAATGCAGAAGGGTTTACAATTGACAATATATTAACCATCAGAAATCCGTGGATGTGGTCTGACAAAATACCAGCAATATTCTTAGCTACTACTCAGAACAGTATAGAAGCCTATGCCCAACATTCTGGTGAAAATCGAGCAATTGATTATATAGTACTGAACGGTGTGAAATCAACCTACACGTATGACAGTGTCACTGGCACTTACAATACTGCCCGTGCTAGTCTAGATATGAGTCCAGTAAATTTAAAAAATGGAATTTTAAGTAGTGGTTTCATTATACCTGCACCAGCAGGATTACTATACGCTTGGTCAGCTGGAGCTCCATTCAGTTACCTAAGAACCATAGCTCGCGTTGGATGCATCTGTTCCACCAAAGAATATGATCTTGCAATGAATTTAATGGGACAATACCCCCTAGGTCCAAACGAATATTATATACTAACTGTTCTGACAGCTTTCGGTGAAACTAACAGACAAATATCAGGTAGAACAACTGCATGGGGCGTTTCCCCAGGACAGGGTACCTACTATTCCGTAGGACAGACAAGTAACTCTGCTTACCAGCTTATAGTAACTATCTGGAATGATGTCACCCAAACAGGTAGATCAATACTGATAGCATATGACACCAATAGCATCACAAACGCAATAGCAAACGATGGTTACACAAGTGCCCTATATGCTCAAGAAGCTGATATGTTCTGGCATTTGGACAAAGTGTGGAATAATGGACCTGAAGCAGGAGTGATTACGAATGCAATTAGTACAGCAGTCACCCTAAACAACATGAATCAAGATTTTGTAAATACTTTGAATAGCGCAGGTACAGACCCAATAAATTATTTATTGAATTATAATGTGCCAAACATATCTGTAGATACTCAGTCGGGACTTTATAACACGGATCAAACTGTAACAATAACCACTGAACCTGGAAGTACCATCTACTATACAACCGATGGAACTACACCAACTACCCAAAGTACAGTCTACACAGGACCTATAACAATCAGTAAAACAACAACCCTACAATACATAGCTGTCCAAGGTATTAACTTCTCTTCAGTCGAGTCACAAACCTACACCATAGACAAAACAACTCTTGTAACTCCAATAACCCCTGTAACACCAATAACTCCAATAACTCCAATAACACCAGTAACCCCTGTTACTCCAATAACACCAGTAAAGATTTTAGGAACTTTAGGATCAACTATAGCAAATGGATTCCAACAAGCAACAACAGAGGGGATAAACCAAATACAAACCTCAACAATCCCCACAACAACGGAAAAAACAACAAACAATGGATCAGGAAATCCTATTGGAATAATCTTAGGAGCAATCTTCCTAGCCCTAATAGCCATATTAGTGTATCTTGGAAGATACCGGATAATGTCCACATTAACGGCAGGAGGAACAGGAAAATAA